Below is a window of Rattus rattus isolate New Zealand chromosome X, Rrattus_CSIRO_v1, whole genome shotgun sequence DNA.
TCTGATTGGCTGTGCAGACCTCAGTCTTCTCCAACATTCCACTGAGATCCTGCGTCCCCCCCCCCACCAGCTGCCGCtgttttctggaactttctagaaataAAACTGGTGTCTTGCCCTCCTCACCTCTGGAAACTTCCACCAATCAGGCTTCAACCGCTCCTCCTGCTAGGCCACTAACTATTACAATGTCTATGGTCATCctaaccctttctttcccttacCTAAACCTCACCTTATCAGGTagtccccaccacacccccaaacATAGCAACATTCCTCCCTCTTGGGACATCTTCACGAAGCTGTGGCCTCCCAACTACATATGGGCTGGGCTGCACCATTCTCCCATAGCATGCAAAGACTAAGCACAAGGCCAGCCCCAAGCCGACATTGTCCCTGTCCCATACTCtacctcctccttctactccacCCGTCCACTATGCCACCAATTTTGGACCGGAACTGCCTGAAAATGCTAGTCACTAGCTTTACTGTTCAGAGCTGCCACATGACCTTCTTGCAACAGTCACCCAAGTCCCGACCCTGAACCCCTTTCTTTATGACCTCAAGACTTTCTCAAAACCACCCCAACTTGGCTTTCTACCATCATAGTCCGTGTCCCGCCcccaacctgcctctgccttctctgtctctcaggttGTCCCACCTCGGCCATCGCCCGCATCCCGCCACTATCCTGCCTCGGCCTACTCCATAGTCCGAGACccgtcccccacccccgccttccCCGTCGCCCGCATCTCCCCCACCCCTAGGCCTTCCCCCTCCGCCCTCATCCTGCCCCCTCTAAGCCCACGTCCcgtcccacccccccaccctgaCCCTCCCCTGTCGCCCACGTCCCGCCACAACCCTGCCTCGGCCTTCCTCGATGCCTGAGTCCCGCCCCTGTCGGCCTTCCCTTCGCCCAAATCCTCCACGACCCTGCGTTGGCCTACACTGTCACCCGCGTCATGTCTCTCCCgctcccccgcccctccccgtCGCCTACATCCTGCTACAACCCTGCCTCGGCCTTCCCCGTTGCCTGCTTCCCGCCCCTGTTGGCCTTCCCCTTCGCCCACGTCCCTCCACgaccctgcctcagcctactcCATCGCCCGCGTCCCgcccctgtccccttcccccctccccccacgtcCCTCCGCGACCCTGCCTCGGCCTACACCGTCGCCCGCGTCTCGCCCCTTCCGCCTCCCCCCTCGCCCACGTCCCTCCGCGACCCTGCCTCGGCCTACACCGTCACCCGCGTCTTGCCcatatcctgcctcagcctactcctgcctcagcctactccGTCGCCCGCGTCTCGCCCCTTCCGCCTTCCCCCTCGCCCACGTCCCTCCGCGACCCTGCCTCGGCCTACACGTCACCAGCGTCTTGCCCCGTCCGCCTTCCCCACCCTCGCGCCCGTCCTCCGCGACCCTGCCTCGGCCTACACCGTCGCCCGCGTCTCGCCCCTTCCGCCTTCCCCCTCGCCCACGACCCTCCGCGACCCTGCCTCGGCCTACACCGTCGCCCGCGTCTCGCCCTTCCGCCTTCCCCCTAAACCCCACGTCCCTCGCGACCCTGCCTCGGCCTACACCGTCACCGGCGTCTTGCCcttatcctgcctcagcctactccGTCGCCCGCGTCTacgccccttccccttccccctcgcCCGTCCCTCCGCGACCCTGCCTCGGCCTACACGTCGCCAGCGTCTCGCCCTTCCGCCTTCCCCTCGCCCCACGTCCCTCCGCGACCCTGCCTCGGCCTACACCGTCACCCGCGTCTTGCCcatatcctgcctcagcctactccGTCGCCCGCGTCTCGCCCCTTCCGCCTTCCCCCTCGCCCACGTCCCTCCGCGACCCTGCCTCGGCCTACACCGTCACCCGCGTCTTGCCcatatcctgcctcagcctactccGTCGCCCGCGTCTCGCCCCGTCCGCCTTCCCCCTCGCCCACGTCCCTCCGCGACCCTGCCTCGGCCTTCCTCGCTGCCTGCGTCCCGCCCCCTGTCGGCCTTGCCCGTCGCCCACGCCCTGCCactatcctgcctcagcctacacCGTCGCCCGTTTCCCTTTCCCGCCactatcctgcctcagcctactctGTCGCCCGTTTCCCGCCactatcctgcctcagcctactctGTCGCCCGTTTCCCGCCactatcctgcctcagcctactctGTCGCCCGTTTCCCGCCactatcctgcctcagcctactctGTCGCCCGTTCCCGCCactatcctgcctcagcctacacCGTCGCCCGTTTCCCGCCactatcctgcctcagcctattCTGTCGCCCGCGTCCCGCCCCCTGTCGGCCTTGCCCGTCGCCCACCTCCCGCCACAACTCTGCCTCAGCCTACGCCAGTCGCCTGTTTCCCGCCACTATCCTACCTCAGCTTACTCAGTCGCCCGCGTCCCGCCCCCTCCTCGGCCTACACCTTCGCCTGTTTTCCGCCACTATCCTGCCTCGGCCTATACCTTCGCCCGTGTCCACCTTTGCCCGCGTCCCACCCCCTTTTCGGCCTTCCCCGTCGTCCGCGTCCCGCCCCTTGTCTGCCTTCTCAGTCGCCTGCATCCCTCCACTGGCCTTCTAGGTCGTCTGTGTCCCACCGCTGCCCCCTTTCTCACGCCCTTCTCAAGACCAGCCGTCTAACAATCGGCCATCGGCCATATTTCGCCCCGACACGCCACATCCTCACAACCATCTTGAGACTTTCTCAAGACCACCCCACTCTGGTTTTTAATGGTTGTCCACCCCGCACCCGTTCCTCAGAAACTTCTCAAGACCTTCGggtcaaacccaaggcctcagcTACACTCCCGGCCCCACTCGGCACTTTTTTTTCTGTGGAAGAAAACGGTCCTCAAGACCACCCCACCCCGGTTTTTAATGGTTGTCCACCCCGCACCCGTTCCTCAGAAACTTCTCAAGACCTTCGggtcaaacccaaggcctcagcTACACTCCCGGCCCCACTCGGCACTTTTTTTTCTGTGGAAGAAAACGGTCTCGCTGGGCATCAGTCCTAAGGTTGCCAAGTTCCTACACAGAACCGAAGGCCCACTGTAGTGGTGTTTTTCATTAAAGCCACTACACTAAAATGAGACCAGTGCCCACCTTAGCCCACCATTTGCGTACCTGATTTCCCGTGTCCGACGACAGCTCCCAACCAACGGCTCGGCTCCCCGAGCGTTATGAAACGGGCGCGCGCGGAGCAGCGCCTTTTATAGGGCAGTGCCCCCGGGGGAACATGGGAACTGACGTATTCCCGCCTTTTCTGCCCCCACCTATTACGCATCATCATAAAGCAAATTTGAATTCTAGAACTATGAATTTCTGATACCAGCTCCAGTGCTTCCTGTACGAGGTATCACTGCTCATCACCCAAGTGCGCCATTTGAATATAGAGCTGTAACTTAAGCCCGAACCAGCAGCTAACGGCTAAAAGGTCTCGAACAATCCACGCgcccattttgtttttgagatctgGTCTATGTAGGCCAGAGTGGCCAGGAACTCACCGTAATCCTGTCTTTGCCTTTGAAGGcatgggattacaaatgtgcagCCACTATGTCCAGTTTCTAGCAACTTTCTAGTAACTGAAAAATAccaaattgcatttttttttcattttcttttttgtttattcctttgagacagagtttttctgtgtagccctggctgtcctgaaactggctttagagcaggctggccttgaacttagagatccgcctgcctctgcctctgcctctgcctcccaagtgccaggattaaaggtatgcgacACCGAGCCaggtttaaatgtttaaaaagttcgTCTATCTTGTCTTCCAACTACCCTGAACACTTGCAGAAAAAGACTATTTAGACCGGTAGATAAGAGAAAAGAGGACTAGCCAAAAACCATTCAGCAACACGGAACTGTGGTGCTGGCATCAAGAACTGTTGTCAGaccctggagaaaaaaaaattggttaaACTTCCCAGTGCCCATTCCAAACACATGAAAAAGCCGGTGCTTTTTACACTGTTCCTTCCTCTGGCAGACACCTATATACCTCACGATTTGTTTGGCCATACAATACAAAAGAAACATCCTATGGATTTGCTTTTAGTTGCTAGACATTGCTCTAGGTGTTCTGTGTGGCTTAAAACTGGGggttaggcatggtggtgcagacctttaaaactttttttttttgattcttttattcggagctggggaccgaacccagggccttgcgcttcctaggcaagcgctctaccactgagctaaatccccaacccctaaaacttttaatcccaggatttggggaGTAGAGGGAGGCAGACTCTACTGAATCTACATaagagttccagaatagccataGTGAAACctgtcttgtaaaaaaaaaaaaaaaagtatgtgaggggctggagagatgcttggtTCCATGGTTAAGAGAAATTGTTCTTACAGAGGTTTCCTGGGTTCAGGACCCTAGAGTTTGGAATGGGCACTGGGAAGtttaaacaaattttttttctccagggtctgaacccaggttcaattcccagtacccatacagtgtctcacaaccacccataactccagttctaggtaaTCTAGTGCCCTCTGCTGACAtactcaggcaccaggcacacacgatacacagacacacatgcaagcaaaaccacattcatataaaataaatctaaaaataaagtctaaataacctaataaatctaaaaataaaaatattaaactcttttttaaaaaaagtacttgAGCCCAGCACAAAGGGCACTAGCATGCCAGCCTAGTCCCAGCTACTTAGGAAGCTAAGGCCAAAGTATCCCTTGAGCCTGGGAGTCCAGGGGCCCAGGAGCCCAGCTGAACAAAAGTTTTGTTTCTAAACAATTAAAAACTCAGGGTTGGGGCCAGGGAAGATAGTTCAGGAAATAAAATGCTCATTGAGCAAGCATGAACATAGAAATTTAGACCCCAAGCCCACATACCTCTTTAATCTGTGTTTGACTCACTCTCTTTAAGGGGCTGgctactgggagtttgaccatgtcCCAGTGACTATATTATaggcaacacaaactggacttgtttttttctttttgtaggggAAGTCACAAAAGCAGGGAAGCAGAACTGGGAAGACTGAGAAGTATGACTAGGATTCATgatggaaaattccaaaataataaaaattttacacacacacagggtaatAGTATATACCTATACTTCCCAGCACTTGAAATGTGGAGGGAGTTAAGACAAATCTGAACAATGTTGGAAAAACTGAATAGAAAACTAATAAAAGTTAAGATTCAAATAAACTCTTGAACAGTTCaatcaggtatggtggcacatacctgtaattccaggtctCAGAAGgttaagtttgaagccagccagggctatacagtgagaccctgtcaaaaccaaccaaccaaccaaccaaccaaccaacaacccaaaaccaaaacaacccaaaaacaaacagtaGGACACGGTGGCAGAGGCTTGTGATCTCTTTAACATCATAGGAGGATCTGAAGCTCAAGGTCAACTATGGCTATATGGAATCCTGTTTAAAATCAACACACAAAAAAGGTAAATTACAGGCAGTTTGAAGGttatagaaatgtattttaatctGTCGGGCAGTTCTTTGAATGCAGGAGCCGAATGAGACAGATGATGCACTTTTGACAATGAGGGTCAAATATAGGTTCCAATGGCTACCTGACTTCACCCCATACCACTGTCTAACTAGTGATGAAGTCAACCTCTCCTCCCACACCATCTCTGTtgcttaagacagggtttcactctttAGCCTGGGATGTCCTTGAACCTccgtaatcctcctgtctcacctcCCGTGCTGGGCTTATAGTTATAAGTCAGAACACACAGATCCCAAAACTATTAATCATTGTGTCTCATGGCTCCCAGATTCCAACAAGCACAAATCCAAGTTAGGGCTTTGGGGCACAATAAAGTCAGTAAGGAAAACAGCTGAAAGTTTACTTGAAACAACCATTTcccaattttgttttgttttcaagataagtttttctgtgtaacagttctggttgtcctggaacttacttcgtagacaaggctggcctcgaactcacaaagatcaacCTGCTTCTGGAGTACTTGGATTAAAAGGCATGTACTATgcatgggtttgttttttgtttttcaagccagGCTTTGTATAGTCTTGGTCTTGTATACTTTTAtatgtcctagaactagctcttcagaccaggctggccaccacctgcttcttcctcccaagtgctgggattaaaggcatatgccaccctACCCctatttcccttttttttaaaaaaaaaaaaatatgtgtatgagttttacctgcatgtgtataGATGCACATTAATTTTATAAGTACTTTACCTGTGTGTATACCTGTTCACCAAATGCATACCCAAGGAAGCcaaaagagagtgtcagatctcctggatttGGAATTACAGTTTGCAAAgtagatgttgggaattgaacctggggcctccgGAAGTACACCCAGTGCTCTCAATTGCTAAGCAATCTGTCCAGCTCCAATGTTTTCCCTTTATGTCTGTGAAAAAACTAGAAGCCAAACTTGTGGCTGAGATTGTACACAATAGAGGGAAAATAGTTCTGTCTGTAAATACCTAAAAAAGACTAGTCCATATAAAGAATGAGACTATAAGGCTTAAGTTATAGCTAATATCAATGTGCTTGCTTGGTCTGCGTAATCCTCAGAATGGAAGGTGAACAACAACCCACAAAACCCTATACAGGTATTTGGGGCTCTGTGGTCATCTCCAATGTTCCccatcagaaagaaaacaatgttaaTTCCTAATATCAACTTAAAATAAGGAAACATTTCTTTGTACTGTTTTGAGCTATTTAAGCATAGGTTTCATCAGTAATACTCAATATAATGAGACAAAATACACCAAACCATGTTAAGGGGAAATCATCCATTTATTGTTTAAGATCGCAAGACAACATCTGAATTTCTGAAGCACAATTTTAAATGCTTTACTTTTTCAATAAAGCAggtataatagaaaaaaaaaaaacaaatcagtttCCAGTAATATCTATTACCTATTCAAATTAAGTCTTCCACAGACAGGTTACCTGGAAATAAAAGCCTGTTACAATAAGCAAAGCTTTAACCAGAAAAAAAGCCATTCCTATAGGAGGAATGATGTGCTGTGTAAATGGCCACAGATCTCAGCCTTAGCGGCACTGGAAGTCTATTATCCAATCCGCATTGAGTAGTTCAGTGAATTTTTGAAAATCAGTTTACCTGTAACCATCTTGGCAATCTTTAACTGATATTTattcagttaaaaaataaattaagaaatctCTTTAACTGATGTTCCTTGATTTACATTACTAAAGGTACGAGTTCATCACAATGCAATTCTgctatcagaattacatgagACTCCTTGCTTAGGTTTTAATTAGCAGtaaggatcacaaattcaagttCTTAATTATCAATAATTTGTCAGCTAAGGTACATTCAGGCAAGAGCTGCAACTACAGAATAGGTGCACTGCCTAGGTGCTTTGAAAGGACATAATCTACAGCACTACTAACAGACAAAACTGATCTGTGACTAGAGAGTATAAGTGCAGTAGAGCAGTACAAACATATTCATATGTTTAAGCCTCAAGCCCTCCACCCTTTACTGAAATGCAACTGCTTTTTACCATCAAGAATTCAAGCTCCACGAGGGCCAATGTCTAATTTGTAGTCTAAACCAAGTGGTGTTACAAATTCACTGCTACCAAGGCTGAATCCATAGATTTTGGAACTAAGTCCGGACAACACATCCTAACACAGTCTAAAAATAACTGCCTGGATAGAGAGATGGTTCTTCAGAGCTTTCACTTCTAAATCTgtcaatgaaaattatttaatgtacTGGAGATAACTGTAACTTACTAATCAAATATTCGAATACTTATATACTTACCTGGGATTTCATTTCTGCTGAAAGAAATAGGAAGAACAggactcactttaaaaaaaaaaacaaactttagaaaagaaggtaaaaaatcTTATCACACTATCACTTTTGGAAGCTTGCATAGGAGGGGCAGTCAAGGGCTGAAACACTGGTGAAATAGGTAAAAATTAGGCAAAAAAATAATCTACATTATTATCAGTAACAGTACCACAACTGTGACCTTCATGATTAATATTCACTCCTAAGAATTTTCATTTGGCACCAGATGGCGTGTTTAAGAGAAACACTCTGGGATGTCTGAAAGCAGACTTGGTTTTGTTAGCAGTCACAGGAGAATTTAAATGGAGGCTGGGGGCGGGGTGTGGAAAACAGGCTGAAAAATGTTAAGTCATCATCTACACAAAGCACTGACAGTGCCAAGCATTAGGTCAGACACTAAAATGACTGATATAGGCTCATGTGGTTTATAAAAACCTATAAAAAGACTACACCAGCAAGGTCCCTGTCACCCTGTCAGAGTTCAGACactaaaacaggaagcaacatttTAGTTTAAAACCTCATCTCAGAAGAATCAAGATCacttcacatgaaaaaaaaaatacctgaaagcaaacatttttaaaagcttcaaaaccccaaaacataaaagaaaaaaataaaggatcaGAAGATTTGATCAATCCACGGAATCACAAAATGGCTGGTTAATCTCTATCTCCCCTCCACATTAAGCATCCCATGGAAGACCAAAGGAGACCAGACATTCCAGACCTGTGCACCACCTGTTTGCTGCAAAACTCTACAGAGATTCCTTGTGGAATAGTAGTTTCTTATTTCTTGTCTCTCCCTATCATGCAGGAAGCAAGTCTGGCTGTGCTATTCTATTATCATTATATATCACCCATCTGCAACACAGTACTATACAGATAAGCATAAAGCATGTTATCTAGTTCCCTTTCCCCCAGAAGGTTGAGGCTCAGGTATAGGGGCAATTCTCCTGTGCGCAGTCTTTATTCAGGCTGACTCAGTGACTTCAACAGGCTTAATCATGTGGTCAGGTTTGTTGCCAGCTGCATAATGCTCCCACATCTGCAGATACAGCCGCTCTAATTCCATTGTGTATTGTTTGGTGTTGAACAGAGGGCTAGATATTCTCTGTTTCCAGACTTTGCCACGAATTTTCTTCAGGCtaggtaataaaaacaaagagaatcaaTTTTACAAATCAGAAAACTCAGAACCAGACTGTATTAAACACCTAGTCAAAATATGACCAAAGTTATACTTTTTCCAATTACcctgtcaacttaacacaaactaaagtcatctgggaagagggaacctcaagtgAGAAATTGCATCCATCAGACTTaactgtgggcatgtctgtgagccactttctcaattaatgattaaCAAGGGACAAACCAGATCAATATGGGCAGTGACACCTGTAGCCAGGTGCTCCTTTGTTGTGCTTTCTGCTTCAGCTCTTGCTTCTTGCTTCTTGCCTTGACATGCCTTCATGGTGGGCTGTGATATGGATACCTAAgctcaataaaccctttccaagTTGATTTTGATCATGGGTCTTGTCATAGAGTCAGTAATTTATCAGTTGGGCTCAACTTAACCATATTCATATTAATGAttcctttcaaagaaaaagaCCCTATGATCTCTCTATTTGTGTATTtgggtatgtatgcatatatttgtttgtgtgtgcatgtagagtccagaggacaaccttggacgGCATGTATCAGGTAtcttcaacattttctttaagaCAAATCACTCGAAGAAGGCTAGGctggctatatatgtatatatgtatatgtatccatatatgtggacacacacacacacacacacacacacacatacatacatccactCATCCTGGTGATCTGCCAGTCTCCTacttcctagtgctgagattataagtatgtgccaccatgcccagtctggAAATTCTTAAAATTCATTGAACACTTAAGATGTgtagacttggggttggggatttagctcagtggtagagcgcttgcctaggaaggcataggccctgggttcggtccccagctccgaaaaaaaaaaaaaaaaaaaaatgtgtagacttgagtatcttttctttttagttgagACAAGGGTGTAACATTCTGCCGTCCAGGCTTGCCTAAACtaaaggcaatcctcctgcctcagtctcccaggtactgggattacaagtatgtccCATCAAGTCtggccccatatatatatatatatattctatctcaaaaataagtatTGGGCTggtaaggtggctcagtgagtaagggtgTTTGTAGATAAGCTTTACAACCTGAACTTCATCCTaggaactcaggtgacaggagagaagcaactcttgAAAGGTGTCCTGACTTCCGTTTATGTGTTGtgacatgtgcatatgtatgcctATACATACAAACTACTAAGGCTCACTCTGTGGTAAATGTTTGCCTAGTATATAGAAAGTACCTTACCTAAAAAAATAGTATTGAATTCTAATTAATGACACTTCCTCTGAAGTGCTGGCTCCTTTTATCTACTGTTTACTTAAAAATGCATCCAAAAATGGGTGGCTCATTGAGAACATGAACaggtgaaaaatattttaatataccaaataaaataatatacaacagCATGGTCTAAGTAGCAGATATAATAGTGTTTATTGTAAAATTAGAATTTTCATAACTAAATGTTgggagataaaaatattttatgaagccaggcacagtgattcacacctttaatcccagcacttgagaggcagaggcaggttctATCTGAGgtggaggccagcatggtctatagagcaagttccaggaccaccatggctatacagagaacccttgtctcaaacaagaaaaagaaaaaaaaaactagtacaTAATTTTATCTTAGTATGATGGCATAGTCATAATCCCCAAAATTGGGAATCCAAGGCAAGGAGAATCAAGCTCAATGCAAGCTGAGCTACATAGCAGATAAAAAAGGTACCTGTCACATAGAGAAAAACTCAACTCCTCATGTAtaccatctacacacacacacacacacacacacacacacacacacacaaatgtaaaaatgttaTGATTCCTAATGAGattctgctatacccatagatcagtgcctagccCAACTGTCAGAGAGGCTTTTTCCTgcagctgatgggaacagatgcagagacccacagttaaATATTAGGTGGAAAGAGACACCAAATTCAAGACCTCCTTCAGGTTCTTCCCTTGGCGCTCAGGGAacctcataggagaagggggagaactGTAGGAGACAgaaggtcaaggacaccaggggaacacagcccacagaatcaactaagcaaggctcataggggctcacagagactgaacccacAACCAGGGAGCCTGTATTGAGTCtgtctgacctaggccctctgcatgtACATTATGGTTGTGtaacttggtgttcttgtgagactcctaatAGTGGAAGCAGAGGCATCTCTCTCTGGCCTGCACTTGGGACTCTcttcctcttactgggttgcctcattcagccttgatatgagggcttgtgcctagtcttactgtgtCTAGTTGTGTCATGTTCAGTTGATattcctgctcttttctgaagagaaacagaagcaaaatctgTGGAAGGCAGGACAGGGGATGCAAGGACTGGGAGGAATGGAttgaggggaaactgtggtctggATATACtgcataagaaaaaaatatatatatatatacaaaaaattttatgtgttttttcccAAACAAAGGTTTCTCCATGTAACAAAGCCCTTGGCTATCCTGAACATGCCCTATAGTTcatgctagcctcaaattcacagagatccacctggctctccctcctgagtgctaatTCTCACTCATTTGCAGGCAACTaaggttttttggttttattttgttttaattatcctCCTGTGAAGTATTAGGTTCAAACATCTGACACTTTGGAAAGTTACtaaaatttcatgatttcctAAGAGATCATGTCCCCCATCCAGACAGCATacaatttatctattttatattattcttaattTATGGCGTCACCTTAGCCAGTTTCAGATATATAGTTTGTTCCTGGAAATTTACTTACTATTCTAGATCGGTCCCCAGTTTTACAGCTATGTCTTCATATTCCTGTCTGCTTTTAGCAATGAGCTCAAGACATCCTAGACAAGTGAGCTGAGAAGCTGCAACTCGAGAGGCAAGAGTCTCTCCTAGAAGGTAAAAAGATAGTAATCACATAATCATCATTGTTAATTGCATTTTAAGTATCCACATTACAGATGGAGAGGATGGTGCCAAGAATTCAGACTTGAATCAGTCCTATTTTCTATCATCCTGCCTTAATTACTTCTACTACATACAAGTTCACCCTCAAGTACTCCCTCCTCTTGACCCAAGAAACTTTTAATGAATAAAGAGTGCGATGATTTTATCAGTCACTAACCTGGCATAGTCACCATGGGTGTTCCTGCCCAGAGAACATCCATCCCTGTGGTGTGTCCATTACACAAAAAGGAGTATCAGGCAGACATCAGCCAGCTGACCTCTCTGACATGCTCCTCTTTAGGAGCCACAGGTGAAAAAATGATACAGTTCTGGGGAAGGCCATATTTTGTGCATATTGTTGAATATTGGGCTCTCCTAC
It encodes the following:
- the LOC116887926 gene encoding proline-rich protein 36-like — translated: MSLPLPRPSPSPTSCYNPASAFPVACFPPLLAFPFAHVPPRPCLSLLHRPRPAPVPFPPPPTSLRDPASAYTVARVSPLPPPPSPTSLRDPASAYTVTRVLPISCLSLLLPQPTPSPASRPFRLPPRPRPSATLPRPTRHQRLAPSAFPTLAPVLRDPASAYTVARVSPLPPSPSPTTLRDPASAYTVARVSPFRLPPKPHVPRDPASAYTVTGVLPLSCLSLLRRPRLRPFPFPLARPSATLPRPTRRQRLALPPSPRPTSLRDPASAYTVTRVLPISCLSLLRRPRLAPSAFPLAHVPPRPCLGLHRHPRLAHILPQPTPSPASRPVRLPPRPRPSATLPRPSSLPASRPLSALPVAHALPLSCLSLHRRPFPFPATILPQPTLSPVSRHYPASAYSVARFPPLSCLSLLCRPFPATILPQPTLSPVPATILPQPTPSPVSRHYPASAYSVARVPPPVGLARRPPPATTLPQPTPVACFPPLSYLSLLSRPRPAPSSAYTFACFPPLSCLGLYLRPCPPLPASHPLFGLPRRPRPAPCLPSQSPASLHWPSRSSVSHRCPLSHALLKTSRLTIGHRPYFAPTRHILTTILRLSQDHPTLVFNGCPPRTRSSETSQDLRVKPKASATLPAPLGTFFSVEENGPQDHPTPVFNGCPPRTRSSETSQDLRVKPKASATLPAPLGTFFSVEENGLAGHQS